GCGGCGTTCGTTGCCAGTGGCGTTATCGGCCGTGAAATTGAAAACAAGACGGCGCTCACCGTTGTCAGCAAGCCGCTCGCCAGGCCGGTCTTCGTCATCGGGAAGTACCTCGGCGTGCTGGCGTCGCTGGTCGTCGCGTGGTGGATCTGGACGCTGCTGCACCTGATGTCGCTGCGTCAGGGTGCATTCAGCACGGTCCGCGTTCCGTGGGATCGCCCCGTCATCGTCTTCGGCCTCGGCACGGTGTTGGCGGCGACGATGATCGCCATCTCGGCTAACTATTTTTTCCGCAAGCCGTTTACCGGTGCCTGGGCGCGGTGGTTGTCAGTCCTCCTGCCGCTCGGCGTCCTAGCAGCAGCACCGTTCAACCACGAATTCGCGACCGAGCCCAACGGCGAGCTGTTCGACCGTGGGCAATGGCTGGCGGTCTTTTTGATTCTCCAGGCGACGATGGTCTTCGCGGCCGTGGCCGTGGCGGCCAGCACCAGGCTCGGGCAGTCTGCGACGCTGGTCGTGATGCTCGTCGTCTTCTTCCTCGGCATTACCAGCGACTACGCCTTCGGACGAAGAGCCGCCGAAGCCGCAGAAGCGGGAGACGTCGCCGGGTGGGCCAAGATCGGCTACGCGGCTGCGCCCAACTTCCAGTTCCACTGGCTGGGCGACGCCATCTCGCAGGGCACGATCGACCAAGTCGGCTTCCGCTTCATTGCGCTCGTTTCGCTGTACACGCTCTGCCTCGTCATCGGCGTGCTCGGGCTGGCCGTCGCGCTGTTCCAAACCCGCAACGCCTCGTAATCCATGACTGCGATTGCCGCACCGAGTCTTCCTGAACGCCCCGCTCCGACCGTCGAGGTCGATGAGCCGACCGGTGGTATCGGCGCACGCCTTTTTCTGACGCTCGCGGGCGGAGTGCTGCTGCTCGTCGCGGCTGGGGCTTCGTGGTTCCTGCCTGGCGTGGGTGATGATGCTGTCAGTTGGCACGCCGCCGTCGTCGCCGCGATCGCCGCAATGTTGCTCGGCCTGCCGATCGTGGCCGACGCCTTTAAAGGCCTTCGAGATGGTCGCGTCCAGGTCAACAGCCTGGCAGCTCTGGCCATCGCTGCCGCGTTCGTTGATAACCTCTACCAGACCGCCGGCTGGATCGCCTTCTTCATGTCGCTCTCGACGCTGATCGAGAGCCGAACCGCGCTCGGTGCCCGCCGGACCATCGAGCGCCTGCTCCGCCTCACGCCCAGCAAGGCCCTCAAGATCGACGGCGAGAACGAGACCATCGTCGAAGCCAAAGACCTCCGGCCTGGCGACGTCGTCCGCGTCCGCCCCGGCGACAACCTGCCGGGTGACGGCGTCATCGTCAAAGGCGGCTCCAGCGTCGACCAGGCCAACATCACCGGTGAAAGCCTGCCCGTCGACGTCGATGAAGGCTCTGACGTGTACGGCGGCACGACCAACCTGACGGGCCTCATCGACGTCCGCATCACCAAGGCCGGCAGCGACACCACGCTCGGCCGCGTCCAGGAACTCGTTCTTGAGGCTGAGGGTTCCAAGACCCAGGCCCAAAGATTGGCCGACCTGTACGCCAGCTACCACACGCCGACGATGCTGATGCTCGCGGCCGTCGTCTGGTTCTTCACGCTCGACATCGAACGGTTCATCGCACTGCTCGTCGTCGCCACACCGGCCGGCATCATCCTCGCCACGCCGACCGCCATGGTCGCCGCACTCTCGGCCGCGGCACGGCTGGGCATCCTCGTCAAGAACGTGACGGTCCTGGAGGAAGCCCGCAACCTCTCGGCCGTCGTGCTCGACAAGACTGGCACGCTCACCACCGGCCGGCTCTCCGTCTCGCGGCTCGCTCCGGTCGAAGGTGTGGAGCCGGCGCAGCTGCTGTCGGCCGCGGTTTCGCTGGAGCAGAACTCGACGCACCCGGTCGCTCGGGCCGTCGTCGCCGTCGCGGAGAAGGCTCGCGTCAAGCCCGAGCCGGTCGACAACTTCGAGGAAAAAGGCGGCCTGGGCGTCGTCGGCACCGTCGCGGGCGAAGAAATCCGCGTCGGCCGCGAAGCCTTCTTGAAGGACGCCAACATCGCGTTCGACCTGCCCGAGGACAAGCGTCCGCCGGATCACGTCAGCGTCCTCTACGTCGCCCGCGCGGGCCGACTCCTCGGCTGGATTGGCCTGGAAGACAAAGTTCGCGACGACTCCGCTGCCGCGGTTGAACTGCTGAAGGAGCAGGGCGTTCGCCAGGTCGTGATGGTCACCGGCGACCGCTGGGGCGTGGCCCGCCGCGTCGCTACCGAGACCAAGTGCACCGACGTGCAGGCCGAAGTCCTGCCGGCCGACAAGCTCAAGGTCGTCGAGGGCCTCAAGCAGAAGGGCCACGTCGTCGCGGTCGTCGGCGACGGCGTGAACGACGCCCCGGCCCTTGCCGCGGGCGACCTTTCCGTCGCCATGGGCGCTGCCGGCAGCGACGTCGCGATCAGCAGCGCGTCCGTCGCGCTGATGAACAACCGCCTCGACCGGATCCCGTTCCTGCAACGCCTGGCCCGCAGCAGCGGCCGGGTGATCATCCAGGGCATCGGCATCAGCCTGGGCTTCATCATCATCTTCGGCACCCTTGCCGCCGCCGGGCTGATCAACCCCATCCTCGCCGCCGCGTTGCACGCCCTCTCGAGCGTCGTGGTCGTCTTCAACTCGGCTCGTCTTGTCCGGCAAGGCGAAGAGCTCGACGCGACCCCGATCGACGACGACACGTTCGAAGACCGCCTCCGCGAAACAATCACGCCTCAGCCGGTCGTGACGAGCTGATTCCGGCAACGACGGCGCTCGATCCCGGCTGAATCGATTTCAGATCGGCCTGTGGGTTCAGGTGGCGACAGCCAGTCGAGGTGACTGAGATCTCAATCGACTCCACGTCGAACGGCCGCGGTCAGAGACCCGCAGTCAGAGGGCTAGGTCACCGCGTGCCCAGCACTCTCGGCGTTATCAGCTAGTTTCGTTAAAGCGAGTCTTGCGACCCACCCGATTTAGGGGTAGTGTCCTACCCGCAGTACGCTGGAGCGAGGCGGCCGTCGGGGCGTCGCCAAGCTTGCGGCGCTGCAGGGTTTTTGACATTCCCCACCCCCCCCCGGCCGGTCCCTTGCTCACGCGAGGGGCCGGTCTTCGTTATTGCTTACTGAAACCCACGAAATGGGGGGTTGCCGATCGCGTGGGTGCCTGTAGCGTCTATGATATGGCATGTCACACGAAAGGAAGTTGTTCGTACGACGACCAGTCGTTCGTCCGGGTCATTGAGCAAGTCAGCGCTAACGGTCCAAGGCAATGCGCGGCCAACGAGCGTCTGTTCGTTGTCTGCAACTATGACGCCCCGGGACGCTGGAAGGCGACGCTTGCCCCGGGCGAAGAAGTGATCGTGGAAACGGATGGGAACCCAGGGACGCTGGGAAATTGGACGATTCAGAAGGTCGGTTTTCCGGTACCGATCATCGGGTGTGCCGACCTGCCCACGAAGAACGAAGGCGGCACGGTCACGAACACGTGCACCGCATACAAGTTCCAGTCACTCTCGACCTACAGCGACGGATCCACCGTCTTCAGTCTTCAGCAGGTCGACTTGTTGAACAATGGGTCGTGTTAGCCCATTTCGATCCCGTCATTTCGCGTCGGGTGGACGGGGAACCAGGCGGTGCAGGTCGATCTCCTGCATCGTCTCCTGAGTCAGGCTTTCCGTTGGGCCCAGGTCTTTGAATGCAATAGCCGTGGTCTTCTCGTCTGTGGTACGAACCAGCACAACGTCAGCCACCTTCGCGTTGACGAAGCCGACACGTTGGAAGCGATTCAATCGCCCACCGACGCGAGTCTCGAACACTCCCTCTCCTTGAAGGCGGTAAGTCCGCCCGGCAAAAACACGCTCGATGGGGGTCCAGTCACGTTTTTCGAGAATGACAGTGGTGTCAGGTGCGAACTGGATCGGGAATCCCTCCGCGTCAAAGTCGATTGCCCCACGTTGATTGCCTCGTTCCCAACGGATGTCGCGTTCGGGGTCTTCAGCGGCTGCTGTTCCTACACCAGTAAGAAACATCAGGCTACCGAATAGCAGCACCGCTGCAGCACCGCCGGCTGCACCAGCACGACGCAAGGTCGTTGCGGACCGAAGCCGTGAGAACGCAGATCCCTCCAGCCGTTCGGCAACGAGGACCTTCACGTCCAGCTGATCCACAGCCCGGCGCGATTGTGCTGGAGGGACACTCCGGGTAGTCGGTTCGATTTCTTCTTGGATATACAGCGCCATCAGCTCCCCACGGCTGCTCACCATGTGAGCGCGGTACAGATCTTTCACATGGCCGTGAACCGTGTGGTAGCTGAGTTCCAAGTGAGCAGTAACCTCCTTCTCACTGTCGCCCAGGAGGAGACGTTAAAGAACTTCCTGCTGGCGAGATGTGATCGTTCCCGGCTTGGGAATCCTACCGCGGCACGGTCTGGACCCGAGTTCTCCCGCGGTGAGGTCGCTCATGAGTATCTGGATACCACGTGTGCTAGTTTTTCGCAAGCGCGTCAGCGGACTCAGGTCAGCGGCGTGGGAACTTGATTTTGAGCATCCAACGCCGGAATTCGGAATCATGGATCCCTTCGGAGTCGGGCTTGCCGCGTTGAAAAGCGGCAACACTACCGTCAGTCCGGGCGACGTTGCACCGGTTGCCATATCGGAAACGGGCCGGCATCCAGTTGCCCGGCTCGGTCACAAATGACAGTGGAACGCCGAAGTCTCGGTCGTTCGGAGCATCAGCTTCGTCGCCGAAGACGCGGATAGACGCGTCAGCGCGTAGCAGGGGGTCGTTGGCTACCGGGTCCGGTCGGGTCCGGTCGCGGTACCGGGCAAAAGGAGTGTCGCGTTTGGTGTAGAAACCGAAGGCTAGTCCGTCGTCAACTCCCGAGAAACCGACTGTCGCCGGCACTCCTGCTGGTGAAACGCCCGGACCAGCCGGACTTGAAGCAGAGGAGTAGGCAGCGCTGGTCCAGAAAAGGGCGGTGTCCGGGTACAGCCGCGGGAGCTTAGCTGGAGCGGCCTCTGCCTCACGGTGATTCGTATTTCTGACGGCGAACAGCAGCGGAGCTGGCATCGCGATCGGATTTGCTCCGTAGGCCGGTGTTGCAGAGATCGGCACACCCGGTGCACGCCAGGGGATGGGAGCCTCCGCATCGCCACCGTCCGACCACCGTGCGAGTGTGTCGGCCCACGTT
This is a stretch of genomic DNA from Planctomycetota bacterium. It encodes these proteins:
- a CDS encoding cation-translocating P-type ATPase, with amino-acid sequence MTAIAAPSLPERPAPTVEVDEPTGGIGARLFLTLAGGVLLLVAAGASWFLPGVGDDAVSWHAAVVAAIAAMLLGLPIVADAFKGLRDGRVQVNSLAALAIAAAFVDNLYQTAGWIAFFMSLSTLIESRTALGARRTIERLLRLTPSKALKIDGENETIVEAKDLRPGDVVRVRPGDNLPGDGVIVKGGSSVDQANITGESLPVDVDEGSDVYGGTTNLTGLIDVRITKAGSDTTLGRVQELVLEAEGSKTQAQRLADLYASYHTPTMLMLAAVVWFFTLDIERFIALLVVATPAGIILATPTAMVAALSAAARLGILVKNVTVLEEARNLSAVVLDKTGTLTTGRLSVSRLAPVEGVEPAQLLSAAVSLEQNSTHPVARAVVAVAEKARVKPEPVDNFEEKGGLGVVGTVAGEEIRVGREAFLKDANIAFDLPEDKRPPDHVSVLYVARAGRLLGWIGLEDKVRDDSAAAVELLKEQGVRQVVMVTGDRWGVARRVATETKCTDVQAEVLPADKLKVVEGLKQKGHVVAVVGDGVNDAPALAAGDLSVAMGAAGSDVAISSASVALMNNRLDRIPFLQRLARSSGRVIIQGIGISLGFIIIFGTLAAAGLINPILAAALHALSSVVVVFNSARLVRQGEELDATPIDDDTFEDRLRETITPQPVVTS
- a CDS encoding type II secretion system protein; the encoded protein is MSPQRRTSAICHGCSRIGAFTLIELLVVIGIVALLIGLLLPTLSRSVDAARGTVDAANLRSIAAASLGYAHEQDASLPFGLLAYDGNAQATTDLLAVEQVETWADTLARWSDGGDAEAPIPWRAPGVPISATPAYGANPIAMPAPLLFAVRNTNHREAEAAPAKLPRLYPDTALFWTSAAYSSASSPAGPGVSPAGVPATVGFSGVDDGLAFGFYTKRDTPFARYRDRTRPDPVANDPLLRADASIRVFGDEADAPNDRDFGVPLSFVTEPGNWMPARFRYGNRCNVARTDGSVAAFQRGKPDSEGIHDSEFRRWMLKIKFPRR